From the genome of Halorussus caseinilyticus, one region includes:
- a CDS encoding HD domain-containing protein translates to MTETDATEQSDDEGREYDPEAEHAFPDHRLNEVLEFVQSDPEIQTYLDAQNVNPVVRKGYNDHGRKHISIVRNRALALYDLLKKGGIDFNGASEQGLDEADESVIVALAATIHDIGHVVHRDEHAYWSIPLAADVLDRILPQFDFYDREDVVRVKGEVLHAILCHHTEEDPLTTEAGVVRVADALDMEKGRSRMPYEKGGRGIDTVSSQAIQRVTLMQGDTVPVLVEIEMLNAAGVYQVDNLLKAKLRDSGLEDDIRIVAVNIRDGDNNLVERVEL, encoded by the coding sequence ATGACCGAGACCGACGCCACCGAGCAGTCCGACGACGAGGGTCGGGAGTACGACCCCGAGGCCGAACACGCCTTCCCCGACCACCGCCTCAACGAGGTCTTGGAGTTCGTTCAGAGCGACCCCGAGATTCAGACCTACCTCGACGCCCAGAACGTCAACCCCGTCGTCCGGAAGGGGTACAACGACCACGGGCGCAAACACATCTCCATCGTCCGCAACCGGGCGCTCGCGCTCTACGACCTGCTCAAGAAGGGCGGCATCGACTTCAACGGCGCGTCCGAGCAGGGGTTGGACGAGGCCGACGAGAGCGTCATCGTCGCGCTGGCGGCGACCATCCACGACATCGGCCACGTCGTCCACCGCGACGAACACGCCTACTGGTCGATTCCGCTCGCCGCGGACGTTCTCGACCGCATCCTCCCCCAGTTCGACTTCTACGACCGCGAGGATGTCGTCCGCGTGAAAGGCGAGGTCCTCCACGCCATCCTCTGTCACCACACCGAGGAAGACCCCCTCACGACCGAGGCGGGGGTCGTCCGGGTGGCCGACGCCCTCGACATGGAGAAGGGTCGCTCGCGGATGCCCTACGAGAAGGGCGGCCGTGGCATCGACACCGTGTCGAGTCAGGCCATCCAGCGCGTCACGCTGATGCAGGGCGATACCGTGCCGGTCCTCGTGGAAATCGAGATGTTGAACGCCGCGGGCGTCTATCAGGTCGATAACTTGCTGAAGGCCAAACTCCGGGACTCGGGACTCGAAGACGACATCCGAATCGTCGCGGTCAACATCCGCGACGGCGACAACAATCTGGTCGAACGGGTGGAACTCTAA
- a CDS encoding ArsA family ATPase: MQFLNKQKCTFNKPRTTSERSHAPDRRRARPTGTQVPTHNPPAMTELDVEAVERIDESDVPEGIDAPEYVLYGGKGGVGKTTMAAATGMASARDGTATLVVSTDPAHSLSDTYGTDISATPERIREDVPLYAAEIDPEAALEEGQALFGGAATGGEGAGDAADADGTGADAAGVGDEGAAGGPLGGLGGMLGGENPMDAMLGGPMPGADEAAAMQKLLEFMDDPRFERVVVDTAPTGHTLRLLELPELMDTMVGRIMKLKQKFQGMMEGMKGMFGGEDADPEQGLDDLEELSDRIERLRATLRDPTQTDFRVVMVPEEMSVFESKRLLGQLAEFEVPVGTVVVNKVMEDLADVTGGDVDDEAFVSPNLDTCEFCQRRWDVQQDALAEAQEVFRGHDVKRVPLLADEVRGERMLALVASCLE; encoded by the coding sequence ATACAATTCCTAAACAAACAAAAATGCACCTTTAACAAACCCAGAACAACCTCCGAACGCTCGCACGCACCCGACCGCCGACGCGCGAGACCGACGGGTACACAAGTCCCGACTCACAACCCTCCGGCAATGACCGAACTCGACGTGGAGGCGGTCGAGCGAATCGACGAGAGCGACGTTCCCGAGGGCATCGACGCCCCCGAGTACGTCCTCTACGGCGGGAAAGGCGGCGTCGGCAAGACCACGATGGCGGCGGCGACGGGGATGGCCAGCGCCCGCGACGGCACCGCGACGCTGGTGGTCTCGACCGACCCCGCACACTCGCTGTCGGACACCTACGGGACCGATATTTCCGCGACGCCCGAGCGCATCCGCGAGGACGTGCCCCTCTACGCCGCCGAAATCGACCCCGAGGCCGCCCTCGAAGAGGGACAGGCCCTCTTCGGCGGCGCGGCGACGGGCGGCGAGGGCGCTGGCGACGCCGCGGACGCCGACGGCACAGGTGCCGACGCCGCGGGCGTCGGCGACGAGGGCGCGGCAGGGGGACCGCTCGGGGGTCTCGGCGGGATGCTCGGCGGCGAGAACCCGATGGACGCGATGCTCGGCGGGCCGATGCCCGGCGCGGACGAGGCCGCCGCGATGCAGAAGTTGTTGGAGTTCATGGACGACCCGCGATTCGAGCGCGTCGTCGTGGACACCGCGCCGACCGGCCACACCCTCCGACTGCTCGAACTCCCGGAACTCATGGACACGATGGTCGGGCGCATCATGAAGCTCAAACAGAAGTTTCAGGGCATGATGGAGGGGATGAAGGGGATGTTCGGCGGCGAGGACGCCGACCCCGAACAGGGGTTGGACGACCTCGAAGAACTCAGCGACCGAATCGAACGACTCCGCGCGACGCTTCGGGACCCGACCCAGACCGACTTCCGCGTCGTGATGGTGCCCGAGGAGATGAGCGTCTTCGAGTCCAAGCGTCTGCTCGGCCAACTCGCGGAGTTCGAGGTGCCGGTCGGAACCGTCGTGGTCAACAAGGTGATGGAGGACCTCGCGGACGTGACCGGCGGCGACGTGGACGACGAGGCCTTCGTCTCGCCGAACCTCGATACCTGTGAGTTCTGTCAGCGCCGGTGGGACGTACAACAGGACGCCCTCGCGGAAGCCCAAGAGGTGTTCCGGGGTCACGACGTGAAGCGGGTCCCCCTGCTGGCCGACGAGGTGCGCGGCGAGCGAATGCTGGCGCTGGTGGCGAGTTGTCTGGAGTGA
- a CDS encoding PKD domain-containing protein: protein MGLTTGAVVGGAAAAGNAPTATFDYSPSDPVPDETVTFDASSSTDDGTIEEYEWDLDGDGYFGYDGSTVTRSFDTAGEYVVTLRVTDDEGNSVTTTKTVSVTNDAPTAAFDYSPSDPVPDETVTFDASSSTDSDGSIEEYEWDLDGDGYFGYDGSTVTRSFDTAGSYTVTLRVTDNGDVTTKETKTVRVGNDAPNATFTYSPSDPAPDDTITFDAGASSDADGNIEEYEWDFDGDGYFGYDGSQNTYSFDTAGSYTVTLRVTDNGDVTTKETKTIRVGNDAPNATFTYSPSNPSPDDTITFDAGASSDADGQITEYEWDFDGDGYFGYDGSQNTYSFDTAGTYPVTLRVTDNGEQTVKEIRTIRVENSAPEPSFTFSPTNPAPDQTVTFDAGASSDADGRITEYEWDFDGDGYFGYDGSQTTYTFDESGVQTVTLRVTDNGERTVKKTLRVPVGDVATTTPESLALEETTETTERTEAPETEETPESTEDTASSGVDGQSFANGELFQVARLYTPEKIIAPGSPGRLAGAFTADVTNEKPVKVQITLQVPSGIQIQGGSDVQSSGGGLPTATFVIAPGETKDISAEVVGSDPGTYTLRAAITYFPVGNTSAAKEYDGLELNFEVRDDETTESASDEGTETVTETAPTGDTPGFSVGVTVVALLAAAMLARRAGE from the coding sequence GTGGGATTGACGACTGGCGCGGTGGTCGGCGGTGCGGCGGCCGCGGGTAACGCGCCGACGGCGACGTTCGACTACTCGCCGTCGGACCCGGTTCCCGACGAGACGGTCACCTTCGACGCGTCGTCGTCCACCGACGACGGCACCATAGAGGAGTACGAGTGGGACTTGGACGGCGACGGCTACTTCGGCTACGACGGTTCGACGGTCACCCGGTCGTTCGACACCGCGGGCGAGTACGTCGTGACCCTTCGCGTCACCGACGACGAGGGCAACAGCGTCACGACGACGAAAACCGTCTCGGTGACGAACGACGCGCCGACGGCGGCGTTCGACTACTCGCCGTCGGACCCGGTTCCCGACGAGACGGTCACCTTCGACGCGTCGTCGTCCACCGACTCGGACGGCAGTATCGAGGAGTACGAGTGGGACTTGGACGGCGACGGCTACTTCGGTTACGACGGTTCGACGGTCACCCGGTCGTTCGACACCGCGGGTAGCTACACCGTCACGCTCCGAGTCACCGACAACGGCGACGTGACCACCAAAGAGACCAAGACGGTTCGGGTCGGCAACGACGCGCCCAACGCCACGTTCACCTACTCGCCGTCGGACCCGGCACCCGACGACACGATTACGTTCGACGCCGGAGCGTCCTCGGACGCCGACGGGAACATCGAAGAATACGAGTGGGACTTCGACGGCGACGGCTACTTCGGCTACGACGGGTCCCAGAACACCTACTCGTTCGACACCGCGGGTAGCTACACCGTCACGCTCCGAGTCACCGACAACGGCGACGTGACCACCAAGGAGACCAAGACGATTCGAGTCGGCAACGACGCACCCAACGCCACGTTCACTTACTCGCCGTCGAACCCGTCGCCCGACGACACTATCACCTTCGACGCGGGGGCGTCCTCGGACGCCGACGGTCAAATTACCGAGTACGAGTGGGACTTCGACGGTGACGGCTACTTCGGCTACGACGGGTCCCAAAACACCTACTCGTTCGACACCGCGGGCACTTACCCCGTCACGCTCCGGGTCACCGACAACGGCGAGCAGACGGTGAAAGAAATCAGGACGATTCGGGTCGAGAACTCGGCCCCCGAACCCTCGTTCACCTTCTCGCCGACGAACCCCGCGCCCGACCAGACGGTGACGTTCGACGCGGGGGCGTCCTCGGACGCCGACGGCCGGATTACCGAGTACGAGTGGGACTTCGACGGCGACGGCTACTTCGGCTACGACGGGTCCCAGACCACCTACACGTTCGACGAATCGGGCGTCCAGACGGTGACGCTCCGGGTCACCGACAACGGCGAGCGCACGGTGAAAAAGACGCTCCGCGTTCCGGTCGGCGACGTGGCGACGACCACGCCGGAGTCGCTGGCGTTGGAGGAGACGACCGAAACCACCGAGCGGACCGAAGCGCCCGAGACCGAGGAAACGCCGGAATCGACCGAAGACACCGCGTCGTCGGGCGTTGACGGCCAGTCGTTCGCCAACGGCGAGTTGTTCCAAGTCGCTCGCCTCTACACCCCCGAGAAGATAATCGCGCCGGGGAGTCCGGGCCGACTCGCTGGCGCGTTCACGGCGGACGTGACCAACGAGAAACCGGTCAAGGTCCAGATTACGCTACAGGTTCCCAGCGGCATCCAGATTCAGGGCGGGAGTGACGTACAGAGTAGCGGCGGCGGACTCCCCACCGCGACGTTCGTCATCGCGCCCGGCGAGACCAAAGACATCTCGGCGGAGGTGGTCGGGTCCGACCCCGGCACGTACACGCTCCGGGCCGCTATCACCTACTTCCCGGTCGGCAACACCAGCGCCGCCAAGGAGTACGACGGACTCGAACTGAACTTCGAGGTGCGCGACGACGAGACCACCGAGTCCGCGAGCGACGAGGGGACCGAGACCGTCACAGAGACCGCGCCGACCGGCGACACGCCGGGATTCTCGGTCGGTGTGACGGTGGTCGCACTGCTCGCGGCCGCGATGCTCGCGCGCAGAGCGGGAGAGTAG
- a CDS encoding SDR family oxidoreductase: MTETVLITGCSSGIGRETAHAFLEDGWEVYATARNPADVEALGEAGANIATLDVTDEDDVERVVERMIDEEGRVDCLVNNAGYAQLGPVEDVPVESVEDQFAVNVYGPHRLVREVLPHMRERQTGTIVNVSSVAGRLATPGMGVYSGSKFAMEGITDSLRPEVADHGIDVVLVEPGPVDTAFTERANDELQGVERSDGYDTLYSILDDSEAIGGGGPGSVSPREVAETILDAANLSDPADRYPVGQVAKVTLLARFIPAKLRDKFFGLLFSLVAKNPLGE; the protein is encoded by the coding sequence GTGACCGAAACCGTTCTCATCACTGGTTGCTCGTCGGGCATCGGACGCGAGACGGCCCACGCCTTCCTCGAAGACGGGTGGGAAGTCTACGCGACGGCCCGCAACCCCGCCGACGTGGAGGCGCTCGGCGAGGCCGGGGCGAACATCGCTACGCTCGACGTGACCGACGAAGACGACGTAGAGCGCGTGGTCGAACGCATGATAGACGAGGAGGGCCGCGTGGACTGCCTCGTCAACAACGCGGGGTACGCCCAACTCGGTCCCGTCGAGGACGTGCCCGTAGAGAGCGTCGAAGACCAGTTCGCGGTCAACGTCTACGGTCCCCACCGCCTCGTCCGCGAGGTCCTGCCCCACATGCGCGAGCGCCAGACCGGGACCATCGTCAACGTCTCCAGCGTCGCCGGGCGACTCGCCACGCCCGGCATGGGCGTCTACAGCGGTTCGAAGTTCGCCATGGAGGGCATCACCGACTCGCTCCGTCCCGAGGTGGCCGACCACGGCATCGACGTGGTGCTGGTCGAACCCGGCCCGGTGGACACCGCCTTCACGGAGCGCGCGAACGACGAGTTGCAGGGCGTCGAGCGCTCTGACGGCTACGACACCCTCTACTCGATTCTGGACGACAGCGAGGCCATCGGCGGCGGCGGTCCCGGTTCGGTGTCGCCTCGCGAGGTGGCCGAGACGATTCTCGACGCCGCGAACCTGTCGGACCCCGCCGACCGCTACCCGGTCGGACAGGTGGCGAAGGTGACGTTACTCGCCAGATTTATTCCGGCGAAGCTCCGCGACAAGTTCTTCGGACTCCTGTTCTCGCTCGTGGCGAAAAATCCGCTCGGGGAGTAG
- a CDS encoding endonuclease V produces MRPVHPEFVPDASLSRAEMERLQRDIAEVAVFEDRFDFDPEAVSAGAGDAEQTQLGGTVSGDDPPVVAGVDQAFAADGEQAVSAIVATRGGEVIERVHAVEPTEIPYVPGLLSFREGGAILSAFEKLAVEPDLAVLDGSGRIHFRQAGIATHVGVTLDVPAIGVAKNLLCGRPRESLDGHLPEGARVAIESDDGVTAPPGTVIGYAYQSRQYDDPETRHVNPLYVSPGHRVSAETTTDLVARLCDGYKLPEPTRLADSYADEVKADIGE; encoded by the coding sequence ATGAGACCAGTCCACCCCGAGTTCGTCCCCGACGCCTCGCTCTCGCGCGCGGAGATGGAGCGACTCCAGCGCGACATCGCGGAAGTCGCCGTCTTCGAAGACCGGTTCGACTTCGACCCCGAGGCGGTGTCGGCGGGCGCGGGCGACGCCGAGCAGACGCAGTTAGGCGGGACGGTCAGCGGGGACGACCCGCCCGTCGTCGCTGGCGTGGACCAAGCGTTCGCCGCCGACGGCGAGCAGGCCGTCAGCGCCATCGTCGCGACTCGCGGCGGCGAGGTGATAGAGCGCGTCCACGCCGTCGAACCCACCGAGATACCCTACGTCCCGGGCCTGCTGTCGTTCCGCGAGGGCGGGGCCATCCTCTCGGCGTTCGAGAAACTCGCGGTCGAACCGGACCTCGCGGTCCTCGACGGGAGCGGGCGCATCCACTTCCGGCAGGCGGGCATCGCCACCCACGTCGGCGTCACCCTCGACGTTCCGGCAATCGGGGTCGCCAAGAACCTGCTCTGTGGCCGCCCGCGCGAGTCGCTGGACGGCCACCTGCCGGAGGGCGCGCGGGTCGCCATCGAATCGGACGACGGCGTGACCGCGCCGCCGGGGACGGTCATCGGCTACGCCTACCAGTCGCGACAGTACGACGACCCCGAGACGCGCCACGTCAATCCCCTCTACGTCAGCCCCGGCCACCGCGTGAGTGCCGAGACGACGACGGACCTCGTGGCGCGGCTCTGCGATGGCTACAAACTCCCGGAACCGACGCGACTGGCCGATAGCTACGCCGACGAGGTGAAGGCGGACATCGGGGAGTGA
- a CDS encoding rhomboid family intramembrane serine protease: MAQCDECGEHENMPYNCRRCGGTYCSTHRLPESHDCPGLNEWNDPDGVFDSGFDDSVNEGGQSSGVSDRIGVNTGPGGPLGYFRDNMTYVFLGLMWLTFAAQLVVQLTAPWLVGPIFVLQSDHLLRVWTWVTSIFAHGGFGHIALNSIVLYFFGPVVERRIGSKKFVALFLVAGMAAGLAQAGVSAIMYPGIPSGVVGASGAIAAILGVLTVLNPSLTIYLYFILPMPLWLATTLFVGYSVFVSATGGIGAGGVAQLAHLAGVAIGLAYGAKLKQEGERAPQELQLGGGGGPGRGPGGPGGPGGRF, translated from the coding sequence ATGGCGCAGTGCGACGAGTGTGGCGAACACGAGAACATGCCGTACAACTGCCGGAGATGCGGCGGCACGTACTGTTCTACCCACCGGCTTCCGGAGAGTCACGACTGTCCGGGGCTGAACGAGTGGAACGACCCCGACGGCGTGTTCGACAGTGGTTTCGACGACAGCGTGAACGAAGGCGGTCAGTCCTCGGGCGTCAGCGACCGCATCGGCGTGAACACGGGTCCGGGCGGGCCGCTTGGCTACTTCCGGGACAACATGACCTACGTGTTCCTCGGACTGATGTGGCTCACCTTCGCGGCCCAACTGGTGGTCCAACTCACGGCCCCGTGGCTGGTCGGGCCGATATTCGTCCTCCAGTCCGACCACCTCCTGCGGGTGTGGACGTGGGTCACGTCCATCTTCGCCCACGGCGGGTTCGGCCACATCGCGCTCAACTCCATCGTGCTGTACTTCTTCGGGCCGGTGGTAGAGCGACGAATCGGGTCGAAGAAGTTCGTCGCGCTCTTCCTCGTCGCGGGGATGGCCGCGGGTCTCGCGCAGGCGGGCGTCTCGGCAATCATGTATCCGGGCATCCCGTCGGGCGTCGTCGGCGCGAGCGGCGCGATTGCGGCGATTCTGGGCGTGCTGACCGTCCTGAACCCCAGCCTCACTATCTACCTCTACTTCATCCTCCCGATGCCGCTGTGGTTGGCGACGACGCTGTTCGTCGGCTATTCGGTGTTCGTCTCCGCGACGGGCGGTATCGGCGCTGGCGGCGTGGCGCAGTTGGCCCACCTCGCGGGCGTCGCAATCGGTCTCGCCTACGGCGCGAAACTCAAACAGGAGGGCGAGCGCGCACCGCAGGAACTCCAACTCGGCGGCGGCGGTGGTCCGGGCCGCGGTCCGGGCGGTCCGGGCGGACCCGGCGGCCGGTTCTGA
- a CDS encoding class I SAM-dependent methyltransferase, with translation MKKPGEVFADASVYDPGIEAIVPRYDELHDAILNSPPHDRNDPVNVLELGAGTGELTTKLLTRFPKSDVLVVDHSEQMLGEAERKLETFGDRATLERGAFPDDYPAAEDEYDLVVSSLAIHHLDEGRKRDLFDAVYESLSPGGWFINGDVIRFDAPHLETVSGEMIENWVRSKGWQEDDFMDEWQASDDYDDPSTLTDQLVWLRDAGFEAVTSIWQYYNFAVYGGRKSE, from the coding sequence ATGAAAAAGCCCGGCGAAGTGTTCGCGGACGCGAGCGTCTACGACCCCGGTATCGAGGCCATCGTTCCGCGCTACGACGAACTCCACGACGCGATTCTCAACTCCCCGCCCCACGACCGAAACGACCCCGTGAACGTCCTCGAACTCGGCGCGGGCACCGGCGAACTCACGACCAAACTTCTAACCCGGTTCCCGAAGAGCGACGTTCTCGTCGTGGACCACAGCGAGCAGATGCTCGGCGAGGCCGAGCGCAAACTGGAGACGTTCGGCGACCGGGCGACCCTCGAACGCGGCGCGTTCCCCGACGACTACCCGGCCGCCGAAGACGAGTACGACCTCGTGGTCTCGTCGCTGGCGATACACCACTTGGACGAGGGCCGGAAGCGCGACCTGTTCGACGCGGTGTACGAGTCGCTTTCCCCCGGCGGATGGTTCATCAACGGCGACGTGATTCGGTTCGACGCCCCGCACCTCGAAACCGTCTCGGGCGAGATGATAGAAAACTGGGTGCGCTCGAAGGGGTGGCAGGAAGACGACTTCATGGACGAGTGGCAGGCCAGCGACGACTACGACGACCCCTCGACGCTGACCGACCAACTCGTCTGGCTTCGGGACGCCGGGTTCGAGGCGGTCACGTCCATCTGGCAGTACTACAACTTCGCGGTGTACGGCGGCCGGAAGTCGGAGTGA